Proteins encoded in a region of the Podospora pseudopauciseta strain CBS 411.78 chromosome 6, whole genome shotgun sequence genome:
- a CDS encoding hypothetical protein (EggNog:ENOG503NW2S; COG:Q), with protein MLLPAAARLRYKSFSQLFKTSTKSNARLILAPLFTPPSITRTMSSAVAKRLEGKTVVITGASSGIGRSTAFEFARTAPKNLKLVLTARRIDTLKQIAADIVAEVGEGVKVLPVQLDVSNPEEVKTFVGKLPEEFRDINVLVNNAGLVKGLARAPEIAEEDINIMFNTNVTGLINMTQAILPIFKKRPEGGAGDIINVGSIAGREPYPGGSIYCATKAAVRSFTDALRKELIATRIRVMEIDPGQVETEFSVVRFYGDKAKADAVYAGCEPLTPDDIAEVVVFVAGRRENVVIADTLIFPSHQAGAGILHKKST; from the exons ATGTTGTTGCCTGCCGCCGCAAGACTGAGGTATAAATCATTTTCTCAACTTTTCAAAACTTCGACAAAATCAAACGCTCGGCTCATCCTTGCCCCGCTCTTCACCCCGCCATCAATCACAAGAACAATGTCCTCCGCTGTTGCTAAGCGCCTCGAGGGCAAAACGGTGGTCATTACCGGTGCTAGTTCCGGCATCGGAAGGAGCACCGCTTTTGAGTTTGCTCGTACTGCTCCAAAGAACCTGAAGCTTGTTCTTACCGCGAGGAGGATTGATACGCTGAAGCAGATCGCGGCGGATATTGTTGCCGAGGTAGGTGAGGGGGTCAAGGTGTTGCCTGTTCAGCTTGATGTGAGCAACCccgaggaggtcaagactTTTGTCGGGAAACTGCCGGAGGAGTTTAGGGATATTAATGTTTTGGTGAACAATGC GGGTCTCGTCAAAGGTCTCGCCCGGGCACCCGAGATTGCCGAGGAAGATATCAACATCATGTTCAATACCAACGTTACTGGTCTGATCAACATGACACAGGCTATTCTCCCCATCTTCAAGAAGCGGCctgagggtggtgctggcgaCATCATCAACGTTGGCAGCATCGCTGGCCGTGAGCCATACCCCGGTGGCAGCATCTACTGCGCTACCAAGGCGGCCGTTCGCAGCTTCACCGATGCTTTGCGCAAGGAGCTTATCGCTACTCGCATTAGGGTCATGGAGATTGACCCCGGTCAGGTTGAGACTGAGTTCTCTGTTGTCAGATTCTACGGTGACAAGGCCAAGGCGGACGCTGTCTATGCGGGCTGCGAGCCGTTGACGCCAGATGACATTGCCGAGGTGGTTGTATTTGTTGCTGGCAGAAGGGAGAATGTTGTTATTGCTGATACTCTGATCTTCCCCAGTCACCAG GCCGGTGCTGGTATCTTACACAAGAAGTCGACTTAA